GTTTATAACCGTAGGGTAGGTGAAACAAAATAGAACCTAACACTAGTCAACATGGGCTAGATAAGCGTAGCGTAATCTATGCTGTCTAACATTCTGTCGGATTGATGCATGATGTTATCGCTTGAGCCAAGCTATGTCCGGAGAGCTATACGAAGCCTACAGGCTAAGTGATGCAATAGTTAAACTTCTTTGAACTAGAGCTTTTAGTACCAAAAACATAGGCAGTAATTGGAATGAATGATGATTCTGAAATTTTGCTGAAAATGATTGAGCGAGAGGAGGCGTTAGTTCGCCACTATGAAGATCAGCGAGCCACCGTTACCAACTTTGTTTTAGTAGCTACCTCTCTAGTTATTGGATTTTTGACTCAAAAAGGCGTTGTTTTGGCCTCACTTCCAGCAGCGTTGCTGTTGGTTTTGCTTGGGGTTTACGGTGCCATTACTGTCACCAAGCTGTATGAAAGAACTCAGTTTGCTAGTGCATTTATCAAGCAATATATAAATCAAATTAATGAGCGTTATCCTCAGCTTTTGCTCACCCAGATTAAGGATAAAGTGCGCACAGAGCATAAGGCTAAATTCCCCCGATCATCAATGCTTCACATGCATCAACTCTGGAGTTTGCTGCATATAATTATTGCGTTTTTAGGGTGTTGCCTGGTGGTAGCAATATTGATTTCATAGGGTCACCATAGCAAGTCAATGCGGGATAGCTCAACGTAGCATATCCATACTGTTTAGTACTCTAACGAATTGATGCATTACGCTGCCGCTAACGCATCCTACTGACTACTGCATAACAATGCCCATGCACACCGACCGCCGAAGGTTGATCGGTTATGATACAAAGGTTATCTGCGGCGGGTGATGGGCAACGTTATGCTGCAAGTTCTCGGTGAGGTGGCACTTTGAAGCTTGCTTGCCTGGTGCATAAAGTTAAGTCATCTGGAAGTTTTTGTGCTTATTTGGGTATTGGAGTTGATTAGTTGTGATCAGTGGAGTAGCGTTGCATAAAACTCCTAGTGGCTGGGGGTTTATCAGTGAAGCAGCATTAGAGAAATTTATCTGGACAAATCTCAAGCAACTATTCGGCGTTATTCCCCTTAAGCAGCAATATGTTTCTAATGGTGAAATA
The sequence above is a segment of the Candidatus Obscuribacterales bacterium genome. Coding sequences within it:
- a CDS encoding endonuclease NucS domain-containing protein: MISGVALHKTPSGWGFISEAALEKFIWTNLKQLFGVIPLKQQYVSNGEICDILAVDDDKGLVILELKNVEDRYLIQQLTRYYANLLEEKPFSQEVDY